The genomic DNA ATCACCGCGATTGGTTTTGAGTTGTACAATCTTTGCTTTAATCACGTCTTGCTGATAAATTTCAAATCGCGTCTTCTTTCGCGAACATCTTTACCCCGCTCAATGATGACGGGTTTGATTCCTGCCAAAATCAGTTCCAGTGCTGCAAAATATCCACATGGACCCGAACCTATGATATGAACTAAAGGTTTATCACTTACCTCCTTAAAATCAAATACTGGATTTTCATACAAACAAACGTTCGTTAGTGAAACCTCTGCCTTTAAAAAAAATAAATAAGCTGCCCTCTGGCATCTATGTTTCTACGTCACCCGATAACAAAAACCGGTATCGGGTAAAAGATTAGCGCAGTCGAGATCGCGATGCGATGAACCTGATCATTGTTCCATTCTGAGG from Saprospiraceae bacterium includes the following:
- a CDS encoding FAD-dependent monooxygenase, with amino-acid sequence MYENPVFDFKEVSDKPLVHIIGSGPCGYFAALELILAGIKPVIIERGKDVRERRRDLKFISKT